The following are encoded in a window of Gossypium raimondii isolate GPD5lz chromosome 13, ASM2569854v1, whole genome shotgun sequence genomic DNA:
- the LOC105782862 gene encoding uncharacterized protein LOC105782862, whose product MPRRSSGRSASRPAPRPASARSPPPQPAHHAPPPAPAQSGSGGSLLGGIGSTIAQGMAFGTGSAVAHRAVDAVMGPRTIQHETVVSEAAAAPAPATTSNSLAGTDSCSIHYKAFQDCLNSYGSELSKCQFYMDMLTECRKNTGSMLGA is encoded by the exons ATGCCTCGCCGTAGCTCTG GAAGGTCTGCTTCTCGCCCTGCTCCTCGTCCTGCTTCTGCTCGCAGCCCTCCACCTCAACCAG CTCATCATGCTCCTCCTCCAGCTCCTGCTCAGAGTGGAAGTGGTGGATCCTTGCTCGGAGGCATAGGCTCTACCATAGCTCAGG GCATGGCTTTTGGTACTGGAAGTGCTGTAGCTCACAGGGCTGTGGATGCTGTGATGGGTCCTCGTACTATTCAACATGAAACTGTGGTTTCCGAGGCTGCAGCTGCCCCTGCACCGGCAACTACTTCCAATAGTTTAGCTGGCACTGATTCATGCAGCATCCACTACAAGGCATTCCAGGAT TGCCTGAACAGCTATGGAAGCGAACTCAGCAAGTGTCAGTTCTACATGGATATGTTGACTGAGTGCAGGAAGAACACAGGGTCCATGTTGGGTGCCTAA
- the LOC105782861 gene encoding gamma-glutamyl peptidase 5 translates to MGGGKKFGVLLCAEDSDYIKKRYGGYFGVFVEMLAEEGETWDVFRVANGEFPDDDEIAEFDGFVITGSCNDAHGNDVWICRLISLLKKLDSLKTKVLGICFGHQILSRALGGKTGRAVSGWDIGVTTIHLSSSSSKFFSSLEIPTTLPIIECHRDEVRELPPKAEVLAWSEKTGIEMFKYGSHMMGIQGHPEYTQDILFHLIDRLTQRGYIEDWYGDELKAKLEEVEPDKDAWKNLCTSFLKDRL, encoded by the exons ATGGGTGGTGGGAAGAAATTCGGGGTTCTTCTATGCGCGGAGGACTCGGACTACATTAAGAAGAGGTACGGAGGGTATTTTGGTGTGTTTGTGGAAATGCTGGCTGAGGAAGGGGAGACGTGGGACGTTTTCAGGGTGGCGAACGGCGAGTTCCCCGACGACGATGAGATCGCCGAATTCGACGGATTCGTTATAACCGGCAGTTGCAATGATGCTCACGGGAATGACGTTTGGATCTGCAGGTTGATCTCGCTTTTGAAGAAATTGGATTCCTTGAAGACGAAAGTTCTTGGGATTTGCTTTGGTCACCag ATTCTTAGCCGTGCGCTTGGAGGAAAAACAGGGCGAGCCGTTTCGGGTTGGGACATTGGAGTTACGACAATTCATTTATCATCGTCCTCATCGAAGTTCTTTTCATCACTTGAGATCCCCACCACTCTTCCCATCATAGAGTGCCACCGAGATGAG GTTCGGGAACTTCCACCAAAGGCCGAGGTGTTAGCATGGTCTGAGAAAACAGGGATCGAGATGTTCAAGTATGGAAGTCATATGATGGGCATCCAAGGCCACCCTGAGTACACTCAAGACATTCTGTTTCACCTAATTGATCGTCTCACACAGCGTGGTTATATTGAG GACTGGTACGGTGATGAATTGAAGGCAAAGTTGGAAGAAGTGGAGCCTGACAAAGATGCCTGGAAAAACCTTTGCACGAGCTTCCTCAAGGATAGATTATGA